One genomic segment of Bdellovibrionales bacterium includes these proteins:
- the rpsE gene encoding 30S ribosomal protein S5 gives MENQGGELQERVVAINRVAKVVKGGRRFSFSALVVTGNGHGEVGFGTGKAGEVPEAIGKASRTAKKALKRVNLKDGRTIPHEVIGTFGAAKVIMLPAAPGTGVIAGGPVRAVLESVGIKDILTKCIGTRNAHNAVRATLDGLLQLLNQRQQ, from the coding sequence GTGGAAAATCAAGGCGGAGAGCTTCAAGAGAGAGTTGTCGCAATTAATCGTGTGGCCAAGGTGGTCAAAGGTGGGCGTCGCTTTTCATTTTCAGCTCTCGTTGTGACTGGAAATGGTCATGGTGAAGTTGGATTTGGCACTGGCAAAGCTGGGGAAGTTCCAGAGGCAATCGGGAAGGCCAGTCGAACAGCGAAGAAGGCTTTGAAACGCGTAAATTTGAAGGACGGACGTACGATTCCGCATGAGGTGATCGGGACTTTTGGAGCTGCGAAGGTCATCATGCTGCCAGCCGCCCCGGGTACTGGGGTTATCGCAGGTGGGCCAGTTCGGGCCGTCTTGGAATCTGTGGGTATCAAGGATATTTTGACAAAGTGCATAGGGACGAGAAATGCTCATAACGCTGTGAGAGCGACACTTGATGGTTTGCTTCAGCTATTAAACCAACGGCAACAATGA
- the rpmD gene encoding 50S ribosomal protein L30: MAKAFRVKLKRSLIGTPRDQRDTVRCLGLRKINQEVVVPDNDANRGQIFKVQHLLDVKVEK; this comes from the coding sequence ATGGCTAAGGCCTTTCGTGTGAAATTGAAGAGAAGTTTAATTGGGACTCCGAGAGATCAGAGAGATACTGTTCGTTGTCTTGGGCTCAGGAAAATAAACCAGGAAGTGGTTGTTCCTGATAACGATGCGAATAGGGGTCAGATATTTAAGGTTCAGCATCTCCTAGATGTGAAAGTGGAGAAATAG
- the rplO gene encoding 50S ribosomal protein L15 has translation MGILGSLRPKRGSTHNSKRIGRGRGSGKGGTATKGHKGQKARTGGTVRRGFEGGQSPMARRLPKFGFTNASFKTVYQIVNLEQLNRFDGDVTPETLKLAGLVGKGLVKILARGDLKKPLSIKAHKVSEKAKAAIESAGGKIEVI, from the coding sequence ATGGGAATTCTGGGATCATTAAGACCAAAGCGCGGATCAACTCATAATAGCAAGAGGATTGGCCGCGGTAGAGGTTCGGGAAAAGGTGGTACTGCAACGAAGGGCCACAAGGGTCAAAAGGCGCGGACTGGCGGAACGGTGCGACGTGGATTTGAGGGGGGTCAGTCTCCTATGGCTCGGCGTCTTCCTAAGTTTGGGTTTACGAACGCAAGCTTCAAGACAGTTTACCAGATCGTAAATTTGGAGCAGTTGAATCGCTTTGATGGTGATGTGACTCCAGAAACCTTAAAATTAGCTGGCCTAGTAGGCAAAGGCTTGGTTAAGATTTTGGCGCGGGGCGATTTAAAAAAGCCTTTGAGTATTAAGGCGCATAAAGTAAGTGAAAAAGCTAAAGCTGCTATTGAATCAGCAGGTGGAAAAATCGAGGTCATCTAG
- a CDS encoding adenylate kinase — protein sequence MNILLFGAPGAGKGTQSALLTSQHGMHHISTGDLFRLAIKAKTSLGMEAKKYMDQGKLVPDMIVVGMVEEEFIRLHGKSFVLDGFPRTVDQAESLEAMLRNHNLGVDRAVFLEIPMSLLMERLTGRRICRSCGAVYHVAAKPPKVNGVCDDCGGKEIYQREDDKPAVIQTRIEAYEESTRPLKTYYEKSGKLCIVNGEGTAEEVFSRIDSVLNA from the coding sequence TTGAACATTCTTCTCTTCGGGGCTCCAGGAGCTGGGAAGGGAACCCAGTCAGCGCTTTTGACGAGTCAGCACGGAATGCATCATATATCCACGGGCGACTTATTTAGGCTTGCAATCAAGGCGAAAACTAGCCTTGGCATGGAAGCAAAGAAGTACATGGATCAGGGGAAGCTTGTTCCTGATATGATCGTGGTTGGGATGGTTGAAGAGGAGTTCATTCGGCTTCATGGGAAGAGTTTTGTTTTGGATGGCTTTCCGCGAACAGTAGATCAAGCGGAGTCACTTGAAGCGATGCTAAGGAATCATAATTTGGGTGTCGATAGGGCTGTTTTTCTTGAGATTCCGATGAGTTTGCTTATGGAGAGGTTAACGGGTCGAAGGATCTGTCGGTCGTGTGGCGCAGTATATCATGTCGCTGCAAAACCGCCCAAGGTGAATGGCGTTTGCGATGATTGTGGTGGAAAAGAAATCTATCAAAGAGAGGATGACAAACCTGCGGTCATTCAAACTCGGATAGAAGCTTACGAAGAAAGCACTCGACCCTTGAAGACCTACTATGAAAAGTCAGGCAAGCTTTGCATTGTGAATGGCGAGGGAACTGCGGAAGAGGTTTTTTCTCGGATCGATAGCGTTTTGAACGCTTGA
- the rpmJ gene encoding 50S ribosomal protein L36, whose translation MKVRASVKKICKKCKIIKRKGVIRIICDNPKHKQRQG comes from the coding sequence ATGAAAGTTAGAGCTTCAGTAAAGAAGATTTGCAAGAAGTGCAAGATCATAAAACGTAAGGGAGTTATCAGAATTATTTGTGATAATCCCAAGCACAAGCAGAGACAGGGATAA
- the rpsM gene encoding 30S ribosomal protein S13: MARIAGVDLPRGKRLEVALTYVYGIGRVRAAKIMEKSGFDIKLRTDDLTDEHLAKLRSIMDSSFKVEGDLRREVGMSIKRLMDLGCYRGIRHKKGLPVRGQSTRQNARTRKGPKKTVANKKKIV, from the coding sequence ATGGCGCGTATTGCTGGTGTCGATTTACCAAGAGGGAAGAGGCTTGAAGTGGCCTTGACTTATGTTTATGGAATTGGCCGCGTAAGAGCTGCGAAGATCATGGAGAAGTCGGGCTTTGATATTAAGTTAAGGACTGATGATCTGACGGACGAGCATTTGGCAAAACTGCGATCGATCATGGATTCTAGCTTCAAGGTTGAAGGGGATCTGCGGCGTGAAGTTGGGATGTCGATTAAGCGATTGATGGATCTTGGCTGCTACCGTGGTATTCGCCATAAGAAGGGATTGCCGGTTCGAGGACAAAGTACTCGGCAGAATGCTCGCACTCGAAAGGGTCCCAAAAAGACGGTCGCAAACAAGAAAAAAATAGTTTAA
- the rpsK gene encoding 30S ribosomal protein S11 — MATNQQQNQTQGSAPRKKIKRNVPSGRCYVTAGFGNTVVTITDGVGNVVCWSTAGMLGFKGSRKGTPFAAQMAAQEASKKAVDAGMKSVDVFIKGPGAGREPAVRAIAASGLRVSSLRDITPVPHNGCRPPKRRRI; from the coding sequence ATGGCAACGAATCAACAACAAAATCAAACACAGGGATCTGCACCTCGAAAGAAGATCAAGAGGAATGTCCCTAGTGGTCGTTGTTATGTTACCGCGGGATTTGGGAATACAGTGGTTACCATCACCGATGGGGTGGGCAATGTAGTTTGTTGGTCTACAGCTGGTATGCTTGGGTTTAAGGGGAGTCGCAAAGGTACTCCGTTTGCGGCCCAAATGGCAGCTCAGGAGGCCTCTAAGAAGGCAGTAGATGCGGGAATGAAGTCGGTTGACGTTTTCATTAAGGGGCCCGGCGCCGGCCGTGAACCCGCTGTTCGTGCTATTGCTGCGAGTGGTTTGAGAGTTTCTTCCTTGCGTGACATAACTCCTGTTCCGCATAATGGATGTCGTCCTCCGAAGAGAAGAAGAATTTAG
- a CDS encoding DNA-directed RNA polymerase subunit alpha, whose amino-acid sequence MQPHYFKFWRDLIKPAGFEVDKESLSDSYGKFVIRPLERGYGVTLGNSLRRVLLSSMMGSAVSAVRFEGVLHEFSTIPEVLEDVTDIILNLKEVRFRQFDAEPKTVRVVKQGPGVVTAADIEFNEQVEVLNPEQHIATLGRDAKFEAELVISYERGYREAGEARKDLPLGFISVDAIHSPIRRVNYSVSAARVGQRTDYDSLSFEVWTDGSLKPEEAVALGSKILKEQLQVFVTFDENIEPVSEQIEVLSSQLNDNLFRSVDDLELSVRSANCLKNANIRYIGELVCKSEAEMLKTKNFGRKSLNEIKEILTTMGLGLGMKIDGWPPVGWDPNSPPKPPAAPASGGPRAPVA is encoded by the coding sequence ATGCAACCGCATTATTTTAAATTTTGGCGCGATCTAATTAAGCCCGCGGGATTTGAGGTCGATAAGGAGAGCTTGAGCGACAGCTATGGTAAGTTTGTGATTCGTCCGCTCGAGAGAGGCTATGGTGTGACTCTGGGGAATTCGCTGAGGAGAGTGCTGCTAAGTTCCATGATGGGCTCTGCTGTCTCAGCTGTTCGTTTTGAAGGGGTTCTTCATGAGTTCAGTACAATTCCGGAAGTTTTGGAAGATGTAACTGATATTATTTTGAATTTAAAAGAGGTTCGATTTCGTCAGTTTGATGCTGAGCCAAAGACCGTACGGGTAGTCAAGCAGGGGCCTGGAGTGGTGACTGCGGCTGACATCGAATTTAATGAGCAAGTAGAGGTTTTGAATCCGGAGCAGCACATTGCCACTCTTGGAAGGGACGCGAAGTTTGAAGCTGAATTAGTTATTAGTTATGAGCGTGGTTATCGGGAAGCAGGGGAAGCTCGTAAGGATTTGCCGTTGGGTTTCATTTCTGTCGACGCCATTCATAGTCCGATTCGTCGGGTAAACTACAGTGTGTCAGCAGCGCGTGTTGGTCAGCGAACAGATTATGATTCTTTGAGTTTCGAAGTTTGGACCGATGGTTCTTTGAAGCCAGAGGAGGCGGTTGCACTGGGATCAAAGATCCTAAAGGAGCAGTTGCAGGTCTTTGTTACTTTTGATGAGAATATTGAGCCTGTGAGCGAGCAGATAGAAGTGCTCTCGTCCCAATTGAATGATAATTTATTTAGGTCAGTTGATGACTTAGAGTTGTCAGTTCGGAGTGCCAACTGTTTGAAGAACGCCAATATTAGATATATTGGTGAGTTGGTCTGTAAAAGCGAAGCTGAGATGTTGAAGACCAAGAATTTTGGTCGCAAATCATTGAATGAGATTAAAGAAATATTGACGACCATGGGGTTGGGCCTGGGAATGAAAATTGACGGATGGCCGCCAGTTGGATGGGATCCTAACAGTCCTCCAAAGCCACCAGCTGCTCCAGCCAGTGGTGGTCCACGGGCTCCAGTAGCGTGA
- the rplQ gene encoding 50S ribosomal protein L17, translated as MRHNVDKHTFGRKQGPRIALLRGLVSSLVKHGRIKTTLPKAKELRRHVEKAITIGKGGTLHSRRLLLSRYPNEEAVKTIVGDLSVRFKTRPGGYTRIIKLGCRAGDKAEMAYIEFVDFKVPEATSEEVVKGDADSRERSRQVAKSVKKARKVSRKLQGTARRVNRGA; from the coding sequence ATGAGACATAATGTTGATAAGCATACTTTTGGACGTAAACAGGGACCTCGGATCGCACTTTTGCGAGGTTTGGTTTCAAGTTTAGTTAAGCACGGTAGGATCAAGACGACCTTGCCAAAGGCAAAGGAACTTCGGCGCCACGTTGAAAAGGCGATTACGATAGGCAAGGGCGGAACGCTTCATTCACGGCGATTGTTGCTATCTCGTTATCCTAATGAGGAGGCTGTGAAGACGATCGTGGGTGATTTGTCGGTTCGATTTAAGACTCGGCCCGGAGGCTACACGAGGATCATCAAGCTGGGGTGTCGCGCCGGTGATAAGGCCGAAATGGCATATATTGAGTTCGTAGATTTCAAGGTCCCTGAGGCAACTTCAGAAGAAGTTGTGAAAGGCGATGCTGATAGCAGAGAGCGCTCAAGGCAGGTTGCGAAGTCAGTGAAGAAGGCGAGAAAAGTAAGCCGAAAACTTCAAGGAACTGCAAGACGAGTCAATCGGGGCGCTTAG
- a CDS encoding MotA/TolQ/ExbB proton channel family protein gives MKFFASISEAFVQGGTWMWLILAVQVAATAIIIERVSFLYFRRKSNQRAFAAGFESLIRRGQLSEASQLAERELSQQPLASAVLNGLQAAMNLGGKDEIQGKMDEALLAENARIEKRTSFLPMLANVGTLTGLLGTVTGMITSFSAVGDKAGPEKTAVLSSGISEAMNATAYGLIMAIPTLIMYAILSNRASALSEDLNQAGLKIYNWLSFAYEPVEVRRAAARSKHRSATEKTVDNTIDA, from the coding sequence ATGAAATTCTTTGCAAGTATTTCAGAAGCATTTGTTCAGGGCGGCACATGGATGTGGCTAATTTTGGCAGTTCAAGTGGCTGCGACCGCGATTATCATTGAACGAGTGAGTTTTCTTTATTTTCGCAGAAAGAGTAACCAGAGGGCATTCGCAGCAGGATTTGAATCCCTGATTCGGCGAGGTCAGCTCAGTGAGGCCTCTCAGTTGGCCGAGAGAGAGCTGAGCCAGCAGCCTTTGGCGAGCGCTGTGCTCAATGGGCTTCAGGCTGCAATGAATCTCGGAGGCAAGGATGAGATTCAAGGAAAGATGGACGAGGCGCTCTTAGCTGAGAACGCTCGGATTGAGAAGAGGACCTCCTTTCTCCCTATGTTGGCAAATGTGGGAACACTCACGGGACTTTTGGGGACTGTCACGGGGATGATAACTTCATTTTCTGCAGTGGGTGATAAGGCCGGCCCAGAGAAGACAGCAGTTCTTTCTTCCGGAATTTCAGAGGCGATGAACGCGACAGCCTACGGACTCATAATGGCGATTCCCACTCTGATCATGTACGCAATTCTATCAAATCGGGCCAGCGCGTTGAGCGAGGATTTAAATCAGGCGGGTCTGAAGATCTATAATTGGCTGAGCTTTGCTTATGAACCTGTGGAGGTGCGTAGGGCCGCCGCACGGAGCAAACATCGCTCAGCAACTGAGAAGACAGTCGACAACACAATCGACGCTTAG
- a CDS encoding biopolymer transporter ExbD, which translates to MARDKKDLDFELNLIPFISLLSALICSLLLSATLINIGSMNVKHAIGGQSLAETKKVPVVWAHMEEDGGLTFLLKDAVKVSGKFEKTRVDGIDGSVNLEGVERQLGTLKGLVPELKTVLIQPRVNSVFEQIIALMDLCKKVGLVDLGIAPL; encoded by the coding sequence ATGGCCAGGGACAAAAAGGATCTTGATTTTGAGTTGAATTTGATTCCCTTTATCTCGCTGTTGTCCGCTTTGATTTGCTCGCTTTTGCTCTCAGCCACTCTCATAAACATTGGTTCCATGAATGTGAAACATGCCATTGGCGGTCAGTCGCTGGCTGAAACGAAGAAGGTCCCAGTGGTTTGGGCTCACATGGAAGAAGATGGAGGCCTCACTTTTCTTCTCAAGGACGCAGTAAAGGTGTCAGGGAAATTTGAGAAAACGCGGGTCGATGGGATAGATGGCTCAGTAAACCTCGAGGGTGTTGAGCGTCAGTTGGGCACACTGAAAGGCCTTGTTCCAGAGCTGAAAACGGTACTGATCCAACCCAGGGTCAATTCTGTTTTTGAGCAAATCATAGCTCTCATGGATCTTTGCAAGAAGGTGGGTCTGGTTGATTTAGGTATAGCTCCTCTCTGA
- a CDS encoding biopolymer transporter ExbD has protein sequence MVRSIIQHTAMSSPIEAASHISPKEGKNRKSLVAGLMITSLVDAFSILVIFLLASFSKSGEVLSLSKNMELPPANLSDELKKTTLIKLDSGKIFVEDKEVTIKSLIKILIEIRKQAAASSGSDQNVEPSLTVQADRRVPYHELSQIVLAGAQSGFGEVRFAVLAK, from the coding sequence ATGGTTCGAAGTATTATCCAGCACACAGCAATGTCGAGCCCAATTGAGGCGGCCTCCCATATTTCCCCCAAAGAGGGCAAGAATCGAAAAAGTTTAGTTGCGGGCCTCATGATTACCTCACTTGTCGATGCGTTCTCAATTTTGGTGATTTTCCTTTTGGCCAGCTTTTCGAAGTCAGGGGAGGTTCTCAGTTTATCAAAAAACATGGAACTGCCGCCCGCAAACCTTTCCGATGAATTAAAAAAAACAACTCTCATTAAGTTAGATTCAGGGAAGATATTTGTTGAGGACAAGGAAGTGACCATCAAAAGCTTGATAAAAATTCTCATTGAAATTCGAAAGCAAGCTGCCGCCTCATCTGGAAGTGATCAAAATGTTGAGCCATCCCTCACCGTTCAAGCGGATCGTCGCGTACCATATCATGAGTTGAGTCAGATTGTTTTAGCTGGAGCTCAGTCCGGATTTGGCGAAGTGAGATTTGCTGTATTGGCTAAATAG